The Manihot esculenta cultivar AM560-2 chromosome 1, M.esculenta_v8, whole genome shotgun sequence genome has a window encoding:
- the LOC110622453 gene encoding uncharacterized protein LOC110622453, with protein sequence MDSENGFASKKQTTTSEGTNDENVVFPQHKISMFSSSSSEFYTLEQLKEANLEVVSSPEVSGSGQEPMRITKSSGGSDRKRIPSSLFASKPGTSLEWSVTSNESLFSIHMGNNSFSNYQAFMLYKSGELTKLDDMHNTPPSLLPVLVEQTLEKKMEEMNKGSKVAEEKPVEPAKMEPEFSVNNSKTIPEETKKNVCQEKATPDDLRNSSSRTHSFHFPALETNGAGNVSVKVVMDKQTSKKQTKQESQPQTPVTPAKPNGKSWFSCFSCCSLGC encoded by the exons ATGGATAGTGAAAATGGATTTGCGTCAAAGAAGCAAACAACAACTTCAGAGGGGACAAATGATGAAAATGTTGTTTTTCCTCAGCACAAAATTTCCATgttttcatcatcatcctcagAATTTTATACCCTTGAACAATTAAAAGAAGCAAATCTTGAAGTTGTATCTTCACCAGAAGTTTCAGGTTCAGGTCAGGAGCCTATGAGAATAACGAAATCATCTGGGGGCTCTGATCGTAAGAGGATTCCGTCGTCCCTTTTTGCCAGTAAGCCTGGAACGTCATTGGAATGGAGTGTTACTTCAAATGAATCACTGTTTAGTATTCACATGGGAAATAACAGCTTCTCAAATTATCAAGCTTTCATGCTATACAAATCCGGAGAACTTACCAAGCTCGACGATATGCACAATACCCCACCAAGCTTGCTTCCTGTCCTCGTAGAGCAGACTCTAGAAAAGAAGATGGAGGAAATGAACAAGGGCTCAAAAGTGGCAGAAGAAAAACCAGTTGAACCTGCAAAAATGGAACCTGAATTCTCAGTCAATAACAGCAAGACAATTCCAGAGGAAACTAAGAAAAATGTCTGTCAGGAAAAGGCCACTCCTGATGACCTCAGGAACTCATCCAGCAGGACTCATTCTTTTCATTTCCCAGC ATTGGAAACAAATGGGGCAGGAAATGTCTCTGTGAAAGTGGTGATGGATAAGCAGACTTCAAAGAAGCAGACAAAACAGGAGTCACAACCACAAACGCCTGTAACACCAGCAAAGCCTAATGGGAAAAGTTGGTTTTCTTGCTTTTCTTGTTGCTCTCTTGGTTGTTGA